Proteins encoded by one window of Salmonirosea aquatica:
- a CDS encoding DNA cytosine methyltransferase — MQQLTTEGPPQLVLSVYSGIGLLDSGFEQNGFCVVRGPEKITGGDIRAFRSMPGVFSGVIGGSPCQDFSRARRTPPTGEGLELLGEYCRIVQESLPNWFLLENVPGVPDIEIVGYHVQRFDLSPTQLGHSQSRLRHFQFGSKRGLILNIRRSAFTGKREPCLTASEGTQKGRRTFSEFCRLQGLPPDFDLPDFHKAAKYKAVSNGVHAAVAQEVGRAIWEATTAADPITIYNAKVCLCGCGRILSGKQKAANATCRKRLQKKREAAALCNTRSVTAVTRRPQTIRAHSQK, encoded by the coding sequence ATGCAGCAGCTAACAACAGAGGGCCCGCCACAGTTGGTACTATCCGTTTATTCTGGAATTGGCCTTTTAGATTCCGGTTTTGAGCAAAACGGATTTTGTGTAGTCCGAGGGCCGGAGAAAATAACGGGCGGAGATATTCGCGCGTTTCGGTCGATGCCCGGCGTCTTTTCGGGGGTTATTGGCGGCTCACCCTGCCAGGATTTCAGCCGCGCCCGGCGTACCCCTCCAACCGGCGAAGGCTTGGAACTTTTAGGGGAATATTGCCGGATCGTTCAGGAGTCGTTACCGAATTGGTTTTTACTTGAAAATGTCCCAGGAGTACCGGATATTGAAATAGTAGGGTACCACGTTCAGCGGTTCGACCTCTCCCCTACTCAATTGGGCCACTCACAAAGCCGGTTAAGGCATTTTCAATTTGGGTCAAAACGTGGCCTAATCCTGAACATTCGCCGCAGCGCGTTCACAGGAAAACGCGAACCCTGCTTAACAGCCAGCGAAGGCACCCAAAAAGGACGGCGTACATTTTCCGAGTTTTGCCGGTTGCAGGGTTTACCGCCCGATTTTGATTTACCCGACTTTCATAAAGCCGCCAAGTACAAAGCCGTTAGTAACGGCGTTCATGCCGCCGTCGCTCAGGAAGTAGGCCGCGCCATTTGGGAAGCGACCACAGCTGCCGACCCCATCACCATATATAATGCAAAGGTATGTTTGTGCGGTTGCGGGCGCATTCTGAGCGGAAAGCAGAAAGCAGCAAACGCGACATGCCGGAAGCGCCTACAAAAAAAGCGTGAAGCCGCAGCGCTTTGTAATACTCGATCAGTCACAGCCGTGACCCGTCGACCGCAAACAATACGAGCTCACTCACAGAAGTGA
- a CDS encoding tyrosine-type recombinase/integrase: MISIGGFFFLLTAVLTNSPNLYGMSRGGNYPFVLASLKDRGGDVSKYWYIEWYAWDVDKGELRRGRKQCPAKYKTDKARRAWAGPVVDRLNKLLNEGAHFAAGTDQKEADFFKERVPADVLAALDEILKLNAANFRKKTKGTYQSAVNKLRGFFAYYDIKPMPLARVPDNLGARFTEYMQTVLGNNARTVNNTNNQIKILFNLMDGRGWIDKGKVKTKKLGETDSGKNIAFLPEHQEIIEAWLLANDFDLWVFTRFLYFAFIRPRELAALRFENINLTQRAVMVPGLVSKNKKLQPAAIVEPFRVVLTDHVWPRSGKGRGRVFGKGLTLGGPGVLAENAAYERHRVALAACGLAGLDYTLYSWKHTGVVNAYLAGVDIVSLQQLLRHQHLSTTEVYLKSLGLRVNTLLLNSSW; the protein is encoded by the coding sequence ATGATCTCCATAGGGGGTTTTTTCTTTCTGCTCACGGCAGTACTCACAAATTCACCAAATCTTTACGGAATGAGTAGGGGCGGCAACTACCCTTTTGTACTGGCTTCGTTGAAAGATCGGGGCGGCGACGTTTCGAAGTATTGGTACATTGAGTGGTACGCTTGGGACGTAGATAAGGGCGAACTACGGCGCGGGCGGAAACAATGCCCGGCCAAATACAAAACCGATAAGGCGCGGCGGGCCTGGGCGGGGCCTGTCGTGGATCGATTAAATAAGCTGCTGAATGAGGGCGCGCACTTTGCAGCGGGTACCGATCAAAAAGAAGCGGATTTCTTTAAAGAGCGGGTACCGGCTGACGTCCTGGCGGCGCTGGATGAAATACTAAAATTGAATGCGGCCAACTTTCGAAAGAAAACAAAAGGTACCTATCAAAGTGCTGTAAACAAGCTGCGGGGATTCTTTGCGTACTATGACATTAAGCCTATGCCCCTGGCTCGGGTACCTGACAACCTGGGCGCGCGCTTTACGGAGTATATGCAAACGGTACTCGGTAACAATGCCCGCACGGTGAACAATACCAATAATCAAATTAAGATTTTGTTCAATTTGATGGATGGGCGCGGCTGGATCGATAAAGGAAAAGTAAAGACGAAGAAATTAGGAGAAACGGACAGCGGCAAAAATATTGCTTTCCTGCCGGAACATCAGGAAATCATCGAAGCTTGGCTATTGGCCAATGATTTCGATTTATGGGTTTTTACGCGCTTCCTGTATTTCGCCTTCATCCGTCCGCGTGAACTGGCGGCGCTTCGGTTTGAAAATATAAACCTTACTCAGCGGGCGGTGATGGTGCCGGGCTTGGTATCCAAAAACAAAAAGCTGCAACCTGCGGCCATTGTCGAACCGTTCCGGGTGGTGTTGACTGATCATGTTTGGCCGCGGTCGGGGAAAGGTAGGGGTAGGGTTTTTGGGAAAGGGTTAACGCTGGGCGGGCCGGGTGTCCTGGCCGAAAATGCGGCCTATGAGCGTCACCGGGTGGCGCTGGCTGCCTGTGGGCTGGCGGGCCTGGATTACACGCTTTATTCCTGGAAACATACCGGCGTTGTAAATGCCTATCTGGCGGGGGTGGATATCGTCAGTTTACAGCAACTTCTAAGGCATCAGCATTTATCTACTACGGAGGTTTATTTAAAATCGCTGGGGCTTCGGGTAAATACCCTGCTGTTAAATTCTAGCTGGTAA
- a CDS encoding fatty acid desaturase family protein: MKQKGKVRFVNKDKNLFFPTLKKRVDDYFTEKCLSKHADNQMVIKTVVLLSAYILPFLFILMFNPPFILSLFLWLLMGFGIGGIGMSIMHDANHGAYSASESINKWMGHTINLAGGGVLNWKLQHNVLHHMYTNVVPMDEDIQDRLVVRLSPHTHVHGFHRFQWIYAFFFYGILTLYWVVAKDFVQFVTFTRSGVNTQTRRENANTLIRLILMKLAYFAVFFFIPVYFFDIAFGELLAGFLLMHFTAGLVLTVIFQLAHTVEGTDHPLANEKGIIENDWAIHQLQTTVNFSRSNKWLSWYVGGLNFQVEHHLFPRICHVHYPSIAPIVKQTAEEFGLVYLENESFNDAFQSHVSTLRRFGRLPDWNEAIG, translated from the coding sequence ATGAAACAAAAAGGCAAAGTCCGCTTCGTTAACAAGGACAAAAATCTGTTTTTCCCGACCCTTAAAAAACGAGTGGACGATTATTTTACCGAGAAATGCTTATCAAAACACGCAGATAATCAGATGGTTATAAAGACTGTGGTGCTGCTGAGCGCCTACATTCTACCCTTCCTTTTCATTTTGATGTTCAATCCTCCTTTTATCCTGAGTCTGTTTCTTTGGCTCCTTATGGGATTTGGAATTGGCGGTATTGGCATGAGTATCATGCACGATGCTAATCACGGTGCCTACTCGGCTAGTGAAAGCATCAATAAATGGATGGGCCACACCATCAACCTGGCGGGCGGTGGGGTGCTCAACTGGAAATTGCAGCATAACGTACTACACCATATGTACACCAATGTGGTACCTATGGATGAAGATATCCAAGATCGACTGGTGGTTAGGCTGTCGCCTCATACTCATGTACATGGCTTTCACCGCTTCCAATGGATCTACGCCTTCTTCTTTTATGGCATCCTGACACTTTACTGGGTTGTGGCTAAGGATTTTGTACAGTTTGTGACATTCACTCGATCGGGCGTAAATACGCAGACCCGTCGGGAGAATGCCAACACGCTGATCAGACTGATTCTGATGAAACTAGCTTATTTCGCGGTTTTCTTTTTTATTCCCGTCTACTTCTTTGACATAGCATTTGGGGAACTGTTAGCTGGTTTCCTGTTAATGCATTTCACCGCTGGACTAGTATTGACGGTTATATTCCAATTGGCCCATACCGTGGAAGGTACCGATCACCCTCTGGCCAACGAGAAAGGCATTATTGAAAATGACTGGGCCATCCATCAATTGCAAACTACGGTAAACTTTTCCCGCAGTAATAAATGGTTATCCTGGTATGTAGGTGGATTGAACTTTCAGGTAGAGCACCATTTGTTTCCAAGGATTTGCCATGTACACTATCCTTCCATCGCACCCATTGTGAAGCAAACCGCCGAAGAGTTTGGGCTAGTGTATCTTGAAAATGAATCGTTCAACGACGCATTTCAGTCGCATGTCTCTACGCTCCGGCGTTTTGGTCGCCTACCCGACTGGAACGAAGCTATCGGATAG